The following are from one region of the Pseudodesulfovibrio piezophilus C1TLV30 genome:
- a CDS encoding endonuclease/exonuclease/phosphatase family protein, whose protein sequence is MILRTASKNVALALAFSLAFLLSGTYGDAAPLKVVSFNIQFLGHFKKKDNKALAKLLSDYDLVFIQELVAPPIAGKYPDGTPFKADKEAKGFFDIMGMHGFSFKLSEEDTGTGDEIHKNSSATEWFVAFYKPDRVMPAEDLPHGFLATDRSNHDDYERVPYAFPFRAGGSDLVFISVHLQPGGSAKKTARRAHEFMSIFNWIGNQTGQERDYVILGDMNIEDCDELKSILPKGYASLNDACTPTNTNPNGPKPYDHVIYSVKDSANEMANNHFQVIDLVAAMETTWNEENGSFPGNPYRHKELRMRYSDHHPIALNIVIEGTDDD, encoded by the coding sequence ATGATTTTGAGAACAGCTTCTAAGAATGTAGCCCTAGCCTTGGCCTTTTCTTTGGCCTTCCTTCTTTCTGGAACGTATGGAGACGCTGCTCCATTAAAAGTTGTCTCCTTCAATATCCAATTTCTTGGTCACTTCAAAAAGAAGGACAACAAAGCTTTAGCCAAGTTGCTTTCTGACTACGACCTTGTGTTCATTCAAGAGCTCGTGGCACCGCCTATAGCGGGTAAATATCCCGATGGTACGCCATTCAAAGCCGATAAAGAAGCCAAAGGGTTCTTTGACATCATGGGCATGCACGGCTTTTCTTTTAAGCTTTCGGAAGAGGACACCGGTACCGGTGATGAAATCCACAAAAACTCATCCGCAACCGAATGGTTTGTGGCCTTCTACAAGCCTGACAGAGTAATGCCGGCAGAGGATTTGCCTCACGGCTTCCTTGCTACGGACAGGTCAAATCATGACGACTATGAACGCGTCCCCTATGCTTTCCCATTTAGAGCAGGTGGTAGCGACCTTGTATTCATTTCGGTTCACCTGCAGCCAGGGGGAAGCGCCAAGAAAACTGCTCGACGTGCTCACGAATTCATGTCGATCTTTAACTGGATAGGAAATCAGACTGGTCAAGAACGGGATTACGTCATTCTTGGGGATATGAATATTGAGGACTGCGACGAGCTCAAATCCATCCTACCGAAAGGATACGCCTCACTGAACGACGCATGCACACCTACCAACACGAACCCTAACGGCCCAAAGCCATACGATCACGTCATTTACAGTGTGAAAGATAGCGCCAACGAGATGGCCAACAACCATTTCCAGGTAATTGACTTGGTGGCCGCTATGGAAACGACCTGGAACGAAGAAAATGGGAGCTTCCCTGGAAATCCCTATAGGCACAAAGAACTCCGGATGCGGTACTCTGACCACCATCCTATTGCGTTAAATATTGTTATCGAAGGTACGGATGATGATTAA
- a CDS encoding DUF3568 domain-containing protein: protein MRMLRASFSLISIAVLLACMAGCGAVIAGSAAALGTYVYIDGQTQGNYETDLPTAFAASLNACADLSIPVTRETRETTSGTIEGVLSGDRVHISLDLKAENVIRITVRVGLVGNENASRRIHSAIAMHLPTPRPGN, encoded by the coding sequence ATGAGGATGCTTCGCGCTTCTTTCTCTCTGATATCGATTGCAGTCCTTCTTGCCTGCATGGCCGGATGCGGCGCGGTCATCGCAGGCAGTGCCGCTGCTCTGGGCACATATGTGTATATTGATGGGCAAACCCAAGGGAACTATGAAACCGATCTGCCCACAGCCTTCGCCGCGTCGCTGAACGCCTGTGCCGACCTGTCCATTCCCGTCACACGGGAAACCAGGGAAACGACCTCCGGCACCATCGAGGGAGTTCTCTCTGGTGATCGCGTCCACATATCCCTCGACCTCAAAGCAGAGAACGTGATCAGAATCACTGTCCGGGTCGGCCTTGTGGGTAACGAAAATGCTTCGCGCCGAATCCACAGCGCCATTGCCATGCATCTTCCAACACCACGCCCAGGAAACTGA
- a CDS encoding DUF2220 family protein, producing the protein MTQKKESIVREALRKMAGKNAKLNPGKLQSRIMRTTGLDTVSIKIGMQALLDKKEIEAVEWDSMNCMPLGQMSLNLKPLPVEPHVHSWQQAVSISSLAPKAKKALSHKRVAGKMKGASDGFMVELIRSIEVLIQGQDDIPEGSPLFEASARFLCGSSKMLDDFGPTLLKTIGLDVERFSRSPRYVIVAGPPSPEAVVLIENPHSFERAIQSDASCAYVCTYGFGLTMSHDGYGTLLLENITTHLPHLKTLVRRGNPPKIRTLLEHQKLFFWGDLDLSGMRIYDSLHLQYPHIRLSALYGPMLKSLKEGGSHPYIPAAGKGKPGQPVQHKKLGELKDSVAQRVANLCAQRAVDQEIVLEGFKELSMHQLSEAMIEEFFNE; encoded by the coding sequence ATGACGCAAAAAAAGGAAAGCATAGTAAGAGAAGCCCTTCGGAAGATGGCAGGCAAAAATGCCAAGCTCAATCCCGGCAAGCTCCAAAGCCGAATAATGCGGACAACTGGTCTTGATACCGTCTCAATCAAAATCGGGATGCAAGCGTTACTCGACAAGAAGGAAATTGAGGCTGTTGAATGGGATTCAATGAACTGCATGCCTCTTGGCCAAATGTCTTTGAACCTAAAGCCACTCCCCGTTGAGCCGCATGTGCATTCCTGGCAGCAAGCTGTATCAATATCATCCCTTGCACCCAAAGCAAAAAAAGCTCTTTCACACAAGCGAGTTGCTGGCAAAATGAAGGGGGCATCTGATGGTTTTATGGTCGAGCTTATCAGATCTATTGAAGTGTTGATTCAAGGTCAGGATGACATACCAGAAGGAAGCCCATTGTTTGAGGCCAGCGCCAGGTTTCTTTGTGGATCTTCAAAGATGCTCGATGATTTTGGCCCAACACTACTTAAAACGATCGGCTTAGATGTCGAACGCTTTTCTAGGTCACCTAGATATGTGATAGTGGCAGGCCCACCTTCTCCAGAAGCGGTTGTTCTTATTGAAAATCCACATTCTTTTGAAAGAGCCATTCAAAGTGATGCTTCCTGTGCTTACGTCTGTACATATGGGTTTGGTTTGACGATGAGCCATGATGGATATGGAACTCTTTTACTTGAAAATATCACAACCCATCTTCCCCATCTAAAAACATTGGTTCGCCGAGGGAATCCTCCAAAAATTAGGACTCTACTTGAACATCAAAAATTGTTTTTTTGGGGAGACTTGGATCTTTCAGGGATGCGAATCTATGATTCATTACACCTGCAATATCCTCATATACGACTTTCAGCTTTATATGGCCCCATGTTGAAGTCATTAAAGGAGGGAGGAAGTCATCCTTATATACCGGCTGCAGGGAAAGGAAAGCCTGGACAGCCAGTACAACATAAGAAACTCGGTGAATTAAAGGATTCGGTTGCACAAAGGGTAGCTAATCTTTGTGCTCAACGAGCCGTTGATCAAGAGATAGTTCTTGAGGGATTCAAAGAATTAAGCATGCACCAACTCAGTGAAGCAATGATTGAGGAGTTCTTTAATGAGTAA